In one Leptospira mtsangambouensis genomic region, the following are encoded:
- a CDS encoding thrombospondin type 3 repeat-containing protein, protein MRNLLSLLILSVFWNCSNGFFQDVFHKNKTTFPLPILVSGIPKVTLPDGMPSDSLQIKEDSNVPRLLGKSQVPVGKIYDISFDFKKKGGNEQLSYKSLFFAKPVQLEFPVDLDALESKGFTEEFYVWYKDFSTNEWKVLQKGILDKNTSSVKVQTNHFTPFILSALPYLPGTEIAAASSCFATEASSWNLQGILDDSSVSQAKFGTIGEGYRYYQDRPYFVKEEEGAFRELGLEFALLIPTCQGGTGTCGNSLLHSESTSSEYLAFDAPKNIDVYVMYDTRGGLAPADTSQDADWLAGFSLLTGKYVYTTEPGLDPAQTVGASGYKIFKRTYPQGSRVSLGGNKKGTLAPGITSNYWVVVKPAGIEGGIQPASILCAAGPDPREPDVVTGRTYPGSDRILFWLGYSPTNAPKKIIIRRSEISPPMSPASGEEPNGTQITPHSYLDTGLIEGHTYYYSVFAVNDDGMYSGITIGMETTGPDTDGDGLTDNVETNIGFRFTPSISTYLPLLGRSTTPDCDSDGINDGMEVAYGTDPCSNHDSTPPVVTITDYTQNASSGILDLKVKVTDEANDHLTNFCYVRQFTPGMTEEEFLRKPFTVDLYYPALLGREYLNRWIYNCEYEQILSYSLGKRGGGTPDRFAIWGRDCYGNISEPVIREYKLREAKAENTLMINSMYEPNTSYTGDLTIFTFDLIKKWDYNDQNVGISWEVPYDTSHNRINKMGHIIPIKYMPSYYPVGLYGIPGFIALSTNVASYYEPRTTPGQGQNFVKKNEVPIDYQYSKSRPQAVHFPMQSGTESGFVALYPGSTNLQQSVFKIEGGYLSAISNSVPGIPNGFYPSWILPYDFGQGFGLLNGNQFQDYTFDSWTSALYQTFGIGTTDTNFSNAISIDKLNLYNPQSDPEIYAVLKSTTTTAELNLLYRKSGDLGFTSIPVTGIPNGFKGLQTVFVSYKDFSGNPIYHLYLHGQKNSTTLMRYKISISSGIPNFIFDREYNFPNLYQSEKIFFDKSGRYLITTSTYNDRFSVYLMTEQEPHLIYTTRLASTITPMQLAFVPKEPINIDNIGGYSKIRLIQTAGYTDYQRYGFLPAGSELVFRNHVYDFKGNECESPTTPGVENVIATSTGNFGVPPIPIAVVNDNANIQNAKKIQAPASAATLVLESTYTQSSNSCRTGLVSNDTASIPVRTKVVQNTSSVYKDYSMNPANVPATYNSTPSPAGYDTAEFKKWEPLSKSSPQRLGVYVRKVIYVWWPYIAVIDEGNPCILADVTVAEGQAICNFYFGGYPLYAEDFLNPYDKYTFTGQYVYSGDKLIQAP, encoded by the coding sequence ATGCGGAACTTACTATCTCTCCTCATTCTCTCTGTTTTTTGGAATTGTTCCAATGGCTTTTTTCAAGATGTTTTTCATAAAAACAAAACTACATTTCCTCTTCCTATTTTAGTCAGTGGAATACCAAAAGTCACACTTCCCGATGGGATGCCATCAGATTCGCTACAAATCAAAGAGGATTCTAATGTTCCAAGGTTGCTTGGAAAATCACAGGTACCCGTGGGGAAAATATATGATATTTCATTTGATTTTAAAAAGAAAGGTGGAAACGAACAACTTTCTTATAAAAGTCTTTTCTTTGCAAAGCCCGTACAATTGGAATTTCCAGTTGATTTGGATGCATTAGAATCAAAAGGATTCACAGAAGAATTCTACGTTTGGTATAAGGACTTTTCAACAAACGAGTGGAAAGTTCTACAAAAAGGAATTTTAGACAAAAATACATCCTCCGTAAAAGTGCAAACCAATCATTTTACTCCCTTTATTTTAAGTGCACTTCCTTATCTTCCTGGAACAGAAATAGCAGCAGCTTCTTCTTGTTTTGCGACAGAAGCTTCCTCATGGAATTTACAAGGAATCTTAGATGATTCGTCAGTAAGTCAGGCCAAATTCGGAACCATCGGCGAAGGGTACAGATACTACCAAGACCGTCCTTACTTTGTAAAAGAAGAAGAAGGAGCATTCCGTGAACTTGGTTTGGAATTTGCTCTTTTGATTCCTACTTGCCAAGGTGGGACAGGAACCTGCGGAAATTCCCTTCTCCATTCGGAATCTACATCTTCAGAATACTTAGCCTTTGATGCACCGAAAAATATTGATGTCTATGTCATGTATGATACAAGAGGAGGACTTGCTCCTGCCGATACTTCGCAAGATGCAGACTGGTTAGCCGGATTTTCCTTGTTAACTGGCAAATACGTTTATACAACCGAACCAGGGTTAGATCCTGCTCAAACAGTCGGTGCTTCAGGATACAAGATTTTCAAAAGGACATATCCTCAAGGATCGCGAGTTAGTTTGGGAGGAAATAAAAAAGGAACATTAGCCCCAGGAATTACTTCCAACTATTGGGTAGTTGTCAAACCTGCTGGTATCGAAGGTGGAATCCAACCAGCTTCCATCTTATGCGCCGCCGGCCCCGACCCAAGGGAACCAGACGTAGTCACAGGAAGAACTTATCCTGGTTCCGATCGTATCCTTTTTTGGCTTGGTTATTCACCAACAAATGCACCAAAAAAAATCATCATCAGAAGGAGTGAAATTTCTCCTCCTATGAGCCCAGCTTCCGGCGAAGAACCTAACGGCACACAGATCACTCCGCATTCCTACTTGGACACTGGACTGATAGAAGGTCATACTTATTATTATTCAGTCTTTGCCGTTAACGATGATGGTATGTATAGCGGAATCACAATTGGTATGGAAACTACTGGTCCCGATACGGATGGAGATGGGCTTACCGACAATGTAGAAACTAACATCGGATTTAGATTTACGCCAAGTATTTCAACTTATCTTCCATTATTAGGTAGATCGACGACTCCTGACTGCGATAGTGATGGAATAAACGATGGGATGGAAGTTGCATATGGTACCGATCCGTGTTCAAATCATGATTCCACTCCACCAGTAGTTACCATTACAGATTACACGCAAAATGCTAGCTCCGGTATCTTAGATTTGAAAGTCAAAGTTACTGATGAAGCGAATGATCATCTGACTAACTTCTGTTATGTTCGACAATTCACACCGGGAATGACAGAAGAAGAATTCTTAAGAAAACCATTTACTGTGGATCTATATTATCCAGCCTTACTAGGAAGAGAATACTTAAATCGTTGGATCTATAACTGTGAATATGAGCAAATATTGAGCTACAGTTTAGGAAAACGAGGAGGAGGGACTCCTGACAGATTTGCCATCTGGGGAAGAGACTGTTATGGAAATATTTCTGAGCCAGTCATCCGAGAATATAAACTGAGAGAGGCAAAAGCAGAAAATACTTTGATGATAAATTCAATGTATGAACCAAACACTTCATATACTGGTGATTTAACAATATTTACATTCGATTTAATAAAAAAATGGGATTATAACGATCAGAATGTTGGAATTTCCTGGGAGGTACCATACGATACTTCACACAATAGAATCAATAAAATGGGGCATATAATCCCGATAAAATACATGCCCAGCTATTATCCTGTTGGCTTATATGGAATTCCTGGTTTTATCGCTTTATCAACGAACGTTGCTAGTTACTATGAACCAAGGACAACACCTGGACAAGGTCAAAATTTTGTAAAAAAGAACGAAGTTCCTATCGACTACCAGTATTCAAAATCACGTCCACAAGCAGTACATTTTCCAATGCAATCAGGAACCGAATCGGGATTTGTTGCCCTGTATCCCGGTTCCACAAACTTACAACAAAGTGTATTTAAAATTGAAGGAGGGTATCTTTCTGCAATTTCAAATTCTGTTCCAGGAATTCCTAATGGTTTCTACCCTAGTTGGATTTTGCCTTATGATTTTGGACAAGGATTTGGATTACTGAATGGCAACCAATTCCAAGATTATACCTTCGATTCTTGGACATCCGCATTGTATCAAACTTTTGGAATCGGAACCACAGATACCAATTTTTCTAACGCCATTTCGATAGACAAATTAAACCTCTACAATCCCCAAAGTGATCCAGAAATCTATGCCGTATTAAAATCTACCACAACCACAGCAGAGTTAAATCTTTTATATAGAAAATCTGGTGACTTAGGATTTACATCAATTCCTGTGACGGGAATACCTAACGGATTTAAGGGCTTACAAACGGTGTTTGTATCTTACAAAGATTTTTCAGGAAACCCTATATATCACTTATACTTGCATGGTCAGAAAAATAGTACAACATTAATGCGATATAAGATTTCTATCTCTAGCGGAATACCAAATTTCATTTTCGATCGAGAATATAATTTCCCAAATTTATATCAAAGTGAAAAGATTTTTTTCGATAAATCGGGGAGATATCTAATCACAACTTCAACTTACAATGATAGATTCTCAGTTTACCTGATGACAGAACAAGAACCTCATTTAATTTACACTACGCGACTGGCTTCTACAATTACTCCGATGCAGTTAGCCTTTGTTCCTAAAGAACCGATCAATATCGACAATATCGGAGGATATTCGAAGATCCGATTGATCCAAACTGCCGGATATACGGATTACCAAAGGTATGGATTTCTTCCAGCAGGTTCCGAATTGGTCTTCAGAAACCATGTGTATGATTTCAAAGGAAACGAATGTGAATCACCAACAACACCAGGTGTTGAGAACGTAATTGCTACTTCCACCGGTAATTTCGGAGTTCCTCCGATTCCTATTGCGGTGGTAAACGATAATGCAAACATTCAAAATGCAAAAAAAATACAAGCACCTGCCTCAGCGGCAACCCTCGTTTTGGAATCAACATACACACAATCTTCTAATTCTTGCAGGACAGGATTGGTTTCAAATGATACAGCATCCATACCTGTTAGGACCAAGGTAGTCCAAAACACCTCAAGTGTTTATAAAGACTATAGCATGAACCCAGCCAATGTTCCTGCAACATACAACTCAACTCCGTCACCAGCCGGTTATGATACTGCTGAATTCAAAAAATGGGAACCTCTTTCGAAATCAAGCCCACAAAGACTTGGTGTTTACGTTCGCAAGGTAATTTATGTTTGGTGGCCGTACATTGCCGTGATTGACGAAGGAAATCCTTGTATTTTGGCAGATGTTACCGTTGCAGAAGGACAGGCGATTTGTAATTTCTATTTCGGTGGTTATCCTCTTTATGCTGAGGACTTCCTGAATCCTTACGATAAGTATACGTTTACAGGACAATATGTATATTCTGGGGATAAATTAATACAAGCACCTTAG
- a CDS encoding methyltransferase domain-containing protein, whose protein sequence is MPTNIELETLESVKNYYGKILQTNKDLKTSACCSIESVPSNYLPLIAKIHPVVKEKFYGCGSPFPQALTGRKILDLGCGTGRDVYLLSQLVGETGSVIGIDMTKEQLDVANSYLDYHRDQFGYNKSNVSFVSGYIENLKSCGIEDNSIDLIVSNCVTNLSPNKKMVFSEIFRVLKPGGELYFSDVFSNQRIPENLKHDPILLGECLAGALYTEDFRRLLSSLGIHDFRIVSQSKINLINPDIEKKIGNINFYSITFRAFKIPLEDRCEDYGQVAYYQGTIDGNPHNFLLDDHHNFITGKPMLVCGNTADMISTTHYKDHFRIIGDKSQHYGLFDCGPSAVIASQGEIGIGACC, encoded by the coding sequence ATGCCTACAAACATTGAATTAGAAACATTGGAATCCGTAAAAAATTATTATGGGAAAATTCTCCAAACAAATAAAGATTTAAAAACTTCGGCTTGCTGTAGTATTGAATCTGTTCCATCCAACTACTTACCTCTCATTGCAAAAATACATCCGGTAGTGAAAGAAAAATTTTATGGATGTGGATCTCCTTTTCCACAAGCACTAACAGGAAGAAAGATATTGGATTTAGGATGCGGAACAGGCAGGGATGTTTATTTATTATCACAACTAGTAGGTGAGACTGGCTCTGTCATTGGAATTGATATGACAAAAGAACAACTGGATGTTGCCAATTCCTACTTGGATTACCATAGAGACCAATTTGGTTACAATAAATCCAATGTATCTTTTGTTTCAGGTTATATCGAAAACCTAAAATCATGTGGCATCGAAGACAACTCGATTGATTTAATCGTTTCAAACTGCGTAACTAATTTATCGCCTAACAAAAAAATGGTTTTTTCTGAAATATTCCGAGTTTTAAAACCGGGAGGCGAATTGTATTTTTCCGATGTATTTTCTAACCAGAGAATCCCGGAGAATCTAAAACATGATCCAATATTACTTGGCGAATGTTTGGCGGGAGCACTTTATACCGAAGATTTCAGAAGACTACTTTCCTCACTGGGGATTCATGATTTCCGTATCGTCTCACAATCCAAAATTAATTTAATCAATCCTGATATTGAGAAAAAAATAGGGAATATAAACTTCTATTCAATCACATTTAGGGCATTTAAAATTCCTCTGGAGGATCGTTGTGAAGATTATGGACAAGTGGCATATTACCAAGGTACGATCGATGGAAATCCACATAATTTTTTGTTAGATGATCATCATAATTTTATTACGGGAAAACCAATGTTAGTTTGCGGAAATACGGCAGATATGATTTCGACAACCCATTATAAGGATCACTTTCGCATCATTGGAGATAAATCACAACATTATGGTCTATTTGATTGTGGCCCTAGTGCAGTCATTGCTTCTCAAGGTGAAATTGGGATAGGAGCCTGTTGTTAA
- a CDS encoding EAL domain-containing response regulator — translation MTTNDLNFLVIEDDDFQREVIVDILARLGAMHVTEARTGNEALKILNETDSSPIDIILCDLNMPEMDGMEFLRHIGTSHSSIATIIMSALDGALIESVRKMASAYGTNLLGAIEKPITPEHLETLFSLYNARDFKQGKASNQGSRFTLGEILEGLTNGDFEPFFQPKIQLATGKLIGAEALARWVHPIHGVIAPYAFIDLLEKTGNIDILTFVMLEKSAKACQLLHSQGFEISISINLSLTSLTDTKLADKITRIVLESGIDPKYIILEITETAAMTEMAPALENLARLRMKGFGLSIDDYGTGYSSMQQIARIAFTELKIDQSFVREMATSNVSKVLINSSIDMATKLQMKSTAEGIETKTDWEQLQSMKCDLGQGYYIAKPMNFNDFLNFCNQSVGVR, via the coding sequence ATGACTACAAATGATTTAAATTTCTTAGTAATTGAAGATGATGATTTCCAAAGGGAAGTTATAGTAGATATCTTAGCACGTTTGGGCGCAATGCATGTTACAGAAGCTCGAACCGGGAACGAAGCACTTAAAATTTTAAACGAAACAGATTCTAGTCCAATCGATATCATCCTTTGTGATTTAAATATGCCGGAAATGGATGGAATGGAATTTCTTCGCCACATTGGGACATCTCATTCTTCCATAGCAACAATCATCATGAGCGCGCTCGACGGGGCCTTGATTGAATCAGTTCGGAAAATGGCAAGTGCATATGGTACAAATTTACTTGGAGCAATTGAAAAACCTATCACTCCGGAACATTTAGAAACCCTATTTTCATTATACAATGCTCGCGACTTCAAACAAGGTAAGGCATCAAATCAAGGATCACGTTTTACATTAGGGGAAATTTTAGAAGGTTTAACAAATGGAGATTTTGAACCTTTTTTCCAACCAAAGATACAACTAGCAACAGGTAAGTTAATTGGCGCGGAAGCATTAGCAAGATGGGTACATCCCATACATGGTGTTATTGCTCCTTATGCATTCATTGATTTATTAGAAAAAACGGGCAATATAGATATACTTACATTCGTTATGTTAGAAAAATCAGCCAAAGCTTGTCAGTTACTTCACTCCCAAGGATTTGAGATTTCTATTTCCATCAATTTATCACTCACCTCTTTGACTGATACAAAACTTGCAGATAAAATCACTCGCATTGTCTTAGAATCAGGAATAGATCCTAAATATATAATTCTTGAAATCACAGAAACAGCGGCAATGACAGAGATGGCGCCTGCCCTTGAAAATTTAGCGCGCCTTCGAATGAAAGGATTTGGACTGTCTATTGATGATTATGGTACGGGTTATTCCAGTATGCAACAAATCGCAAGAATTGCATTTACGGAACTAAAGATTGACCAGTCGTTTGTCCGTGAAATGGCAACAAGCAATGTCTCCAAAGTACTCATCAACTCAAGTATTGACATGGCAACAAAATTACAAATGAAATCAACGGCAGAAGGTATTGAAACGAAAACTGATTGGGAACAACTGCAAAGTATGAAATGTGATTTAGGACAAGGTTATTACATAGCGAAACCAATGAATTTCAATGATTTCCTAAATTTTTGTAATCAAAGTGTCGGAGTGAGATAA
- a CDS encoding ATP-binding protein gives MDTEEQIPNTPSNNQTNQGLDFHCIFQSLPELYMLLDLDFRIIDISDAYAKATLIKRENVIGHNIFQIFPDNPNDEYADGVKQLKFSLMQVLKYKVSSTMTLQKYDIRKPNGNGFEVRYWSPRNFPVLDKDGNLICIVHRAEDVTEFVHLKEQKLENSQITEDIQDQMIKMEAEILVRAKEVIEKNEALLNSEQNLSITLSSIGDAVITTDEYGIVNRLNPVAEELTGWKEKDAMGHPVSEILKMIHAQSNLEKEIPILEVLTTGKPKGDNQDSILIHRNGKKINISNNCAPIRNKSNKVIGSILVFRDISEEFAAKAFLEKAKEKAELANKAKDSFLATMSHEIRTPLSALIGMLELLSHTSLNTDQKHMVKNTLDSGTSLLRILSDILDWSKIEDGKLELSLQPTSIKRLLSEVVRTYSHIASSKGLKLYYTIDENISNAHLVDPLRLSQIINNFVSNGIKFTPKGNIHVSAVLLKKLSHAEQIRFSVTDTGIGLSKKDQSRLFQTYTQATADTARLYGGTGLGLAICRRLADLLDGEITIESTPNVGTTFSFILSLPSLKLDLDEIESFNAEENSSLPILGSDSHIPRILAVDDHSVNLELLIRQLESFGLQADGAEDGEKAIKLWLKNKYDLIITDCHMPIKDGYTLTKEIRNLESSNYQKKIPIIAYTANVLSEENEHCLSVGMDDVLIKPARLNNLKQTLLKWIPSITSPIKMNSSDTLIGAETPIDLNELSNIVSDKHAQIAVLKKFRNHHRKDFTKLIDQLQNTNFKEAIHLAHRLKGSSQVAGAMELAKGYIRIESLIKENEIDKALKEIEIMKEDVLSIESFIDML, from the coding sequence ATGGATACAGAAGAGCAAATACCCAATACTCCTTCTAACAATCAGACAAATCAAGGACTTGATTTTCACTGCATTTTCCAATCTCTTCCTGAACTGTACATGCTTTTAGATCTTGATTTCCGTATCATCGATATCAGTGATGCCTACGCAAAAGCAACCCTCATCAAACGAGAAAATGTAATCGGACATAATATTTTTCAGATTTTCCCGGACAACCCGAATGATGAGTATGCGGATGGTGTCAAACAGCTCAAGTTTTCTTTAATGCAAGTCCTTAAGTATAAAGTCTCAAGCACAATGACATTACAAAAGTATGATATTCGAAAACCGAATGGGAATGGCTTCGAAGTTAGATACTGGAGTCCAAGAAATTTTCCAGTTTTAGACAAAGATGGAAATTTAATTTGTATTGTTCATAGAGCAGAAGATGTAACTGAATTTGTCCACCTAAAAGAACAAAAGTTAGAAAATTCACAAATCACTGAAGATATACAAGACCAAATGATTAAAATGGAAGCGGAAATTTTAGTACGCGCCAAAGAAGTAATCGAAAAAAATGAAGCTCTCTTAAATAGCGAACAGAATCTATCGATCACCTTAAGTTCGATAGGTGATGCAGTCATTACAACGGATGAATATGGAATAGTAAATCGTCTGAATCCAGTCGCAGAAGAACTAACCGGTTGGAAAGAAAAAGATGCCATGGGTCATCCCGTATCAGAAATTTTAAAAATGATCCATGCACAATCTAATTTAGAAAAGGAAATTCCTATCTTAGAAGTTTTAACAACAGGAAAACCAAAAGGAGATAACCAAGATTCCATTTTAATCCATCGCAATGGTAAAAAGATTAATATTTCTAACAACTGTGCGCCAATACGAAATAAATCAAATAAAGTCATTGGTTCCATTTTGGTTTTCCGAGATATTTCCGAGGAATTTGCTGCGAAAGCATTTTTAGAGAAAGCAAAGGAAAAAGCAGAACTAGCAAACAAAGCAAAAGACTCTTTTCTTGCAACCATGAGCCATGAAATTAGAACACCCCTCAGTGCACTCATTGGAATGTTGGAACTCCTTTCTCATACCTCTTTGAATACAGACCAGAAACATATGGTTAAAAATACACTCGACTCTGGGACCAGTTTGCTTCGCATTTTAAGTGATATTCTAGATTGGTCAAAAATTGAAGATGGAAAATTAGAATTATCTCTCCAACCAACATCGATTAAGCGACTTCTTTCAGAAGTCGTAAGAACTTATTCACATATTGCCAGCTCAAAAGGGTTAAAATTGTATTATACGATTGATGAGAATATCTCCAATGCTCACTTAGTTGATCCTTTAAGATTGTCACAAATAATAAATAATTTTGTTAGCAATGGAATAAAATTCACCCCCAAAGGAAACATTCACGTCTCTGCAGTCTTATTGAAAAAACTTTCCCATGCTGAACAAATTAGGTTTTCTGTGACAGATACAGGAATTGGTCTCAGCAAAAAAGACCAATCCAGATTATTCCAAACTTACACACAAGCAACAGCCGATACAGCTAGATTGTATGGAGGAACAGGCCTTGGACTTGCAATATGCCGACGTTTGGCAGACCTACTAGATGGAGAAATCACAATTGAAAGTACACCAAATGTAGGCACTACATTTAGTTTCATCTTATCTCTTCCCTCGCTCAAATTAGACTTGGATGAAATAGAATCTTTTAATGCAGAAGAAAATAGTTCATTGCCAATTTTAGGAAGTGATTCCCATATCCCAAGAATTCTTGCTGTCGATGATCATTCTGTAAATTTAGAACTATTGATTCGCCAATTAGAATCATTCGGGCTCCAAGCTGATGGAGCAGAAGACGGAGAAAAGGCGATCAAACTTTGGCTAAAGAATAAATATGATTTGATTATTACCGATTGTCACATGCCGATAAAAGACGGCTATACCTTAACAAAGGAAATTAGAAATCTTGAAAGTTCGAACTATCAAAAGAAAATTCCGATCATCGCTTACACTGCCAATGTATTGAGTGAAGAAAATGAACATTGCCTCTCCGTTGGCATGGACGATGTATTGATTAAACCAGCTCGATTAAATAATCTAAAACAAACTCTTCTGAAATGGATTCCGTCAATTACAAGCCCGATCAAAATGAACTCATCGGATACACTCATTGGTGCAGAAACTCCAATTGACCTCAATGAACTCTCAAACATTGTTTCAGACAAACATGCACAAATTGCTGTTCTTAAAAAATTCAGAAATCATCACCGAAAAGATTTTACAAAACTGATTGATCAATTACAAAATACAAACTTTAAAGAAGCAATTCATTTGGCCCACCGGCTAAAAGGTTCAAGTCAAGTTGCAGGTGCGATGGAACTGGCAAAAGGTTATATAAGAATTGAGTCTTTAATTAAAGAAAACGAAATAGATAAGGCTTTAAAAGAGATTGAAATAATGAAAGAAGATGTTTTAAGCATCGAATCTTTCATCGACATGCTATGA
- a CDS encoding methyl-accepting chemotaxis protein: MKFNKTTQYTLLSIVLVTIQLLSVLYALFGQTDFSWTLVILQSVGFVFSVIMLSFVLRQLNQYKQQFSAIKRILINAIKGSLFIDPTVKSKLKKTNEVDSILLSLYELLHIFQDIITLLKDATGGLSESVDNAKLADDSFHSSLIRQKDYSQNLDLTVRKMTDNMTNIENASTNNYETLIRVSESIRVLSEHINESEKNSNLSKNLTFGISEKIKQGNKAMEEMAKVIENIAVSSGKIEGMVIVIKEISERVNLLALNASIEAARAGEYGSGFAVVAQEVSKLATQTSNSIKEIDNNVKRNKEEVTLNRQKINETNQLYKEIIGEVKQIFEKIDFISESANNQMQIKEKLIFESEQLSRMLAEIKENIADQNNSQKLISDVAQAMDSSVKATFSEGENLSKLLEKIRSTTDDIGGVILLFK, encoded by the coding sequence ATGAAATTTAATAAAACAACTCAATACACACTATTATCAATTGTTTTGGTAACAATCCAGCTTTTGTCCGTTTTGTATGCCCTATTTGGCCAAACAGATTTTAGCTGGACATTGGTGATCCTGCAATCGGTTGGATTTGTTTTTTCAGTCATTATGTTATCTTTTGTACTGAGGCAATTAAATCAGTATAAACAACAATTTTCCGCTATCAAACGCATTTTGATCAATGCAATTAAGGGCAGTTTATTCATTGATCCTACTGTTAAATCAAAATTAAAAAAGACAAACGAAGTTGATTCAATTTTACTTTCTTTATATGAATTATTACATATTTTCCAGGATATTATCACCCTCCTAAAAGATGCAACCGGAGGACTTTCGGAATCTGTAGACAATGCAAAGTTGGCAGATGATTCATTCCATTCCAGTTTGATTCGGCAAAAAGATTATTCGCAGAACTTAGATTTGACGGTCCGTAAAATGACGGACAACATGACAAACATCGAAAATGCTTCCACTAACAATTATGAAACTTTAATCAGAGTTTCTGAAAGCATAAGAGTACTTTCCGAACATATCAATGAGTCAGAAAAAAATAGTAACCTTTCAAAAAATTTAACTTTCGGTATCTCTGAAAAAATCAAACAGGGAAACAAAGCAATGGAAGAAATGGCGAAAGTCATTGAGAACATTGCCGTCAGTTCTGGAAAAATTGAAGGAATGGTCATTGTCATCAAAGAAATTTCCGAACGAGTGAACCTATTGGCATTAAACGCATCGATTGAAGCTGCAAGAGCTGGTGAATACGGCAGTGGTTTCGCAGTTGTCGCTCAGGAAGTATCAAAACTAGCAACACAAACTTCCAATAGTATCAAAGAAATTGACAATAATGTCAAACGAAACAAAGAAGAAGTTACACTCAATCGTCAAAAGATTAACGAAACAAACCAACTATACAAAGAGATCATTGGTGAAGTAAAACAAATATTTGAAAAAATTGATTTCATCTCTGAATCAGCCAACAATCAAATGCAGATCAAAGAAAAATTGATTTTTGAATCCGAACAACTTTCAAGGATGTTAGCAGAGATAAAAGAAAACATTGCTGACCAAAACAATTCACAGAAACTCATTTCCGATGTTGCCCAAGCAATGGATTCAAGTGTCAAAGCTACCTTTTCGGAAGGTGAAAATCTTTCCAAACTTTTAGAAAAAATCAGATCCACGACAGATGATATTGGTGGTGTGATTCTTCTGTTTAAGTAA
- a CDS encoding STAS/SEC14 domain-containing protein yields MIIFQCPTAVTEYLEDKKIVVLTQTGKNTGANLKDSLDKGVEALIQNKAVKWLSDNRNMGTHTAEDVEWINNDWTPRAIKAGWKKWALVQPQSALSAMSEKNIVDFFASNGIEVKIFETPEEGFKWLESV; encoded by the coding sequence ATGATTATATTTCAATGCCCCACAGCAGTTACAGAATACCTAGAAGATAAAAAGATCGTTGTTCTTACACAAACTGGGAAAAATACTGGGGCCAATTTAAAAGATAGTTTAGACAAAGGTGTTGAGGCTCTCATCCAAAACAAGGCCGTCAAATGGCTATCAGACAATCGCAACATGGGAACACATACGGCAGAAGATGTGGAATGGATAAACAACGATTGGACTCCACGTGCAATCAAAGCTGGTTGGAAAAAGTGGGCGCTTGTGCAACCACAATCAGCTTTATCTGCAATGTCTGAAAAAAACATAGTTGATTTTTTTGCTTCTAATGGAATTGAAGTTAAGATCTTTGAAACTCCAGAAGAAGGATTCAAATGGTTGGAGTCAGTTTAG